The genome window AGTTACATCCGAAACTGCCAGCTGAACCGTAGCTGTTTCCTTACTCGTTTTATACCGAGCTTCAATGCGGTTCCCTTCACCTGAGACGGTAATAGTTGATTCCGTAGTAGAAGACGAGCTAGACGTCTGACTACTAGAAGATGAACTAGTTGAAGTTGTTGAACTAGTTGAGCTCACAATACTATAATTAGGCGAAGAAGGACGCGTTGGTTGAGTCTGGATATAATTCCAAACATAATAAGTCACAAAAATTAAAATCGACAAAGCAAATAGAACGAAATAAAACAAGGGGAGATAAGACGTTTTTTTCTTATTTGATCGTCTACGACCAGACAAGTCTTCTTCATCAACATCTACCTCTTCGTAGGTAATCATGCTTCCCGAATCATAGGCATCCAAAATAATTCGCTCGTCCAATTCAACTGCCCAGGCATATTTTCTCAAAAAAGAACGAGCGTAGAAGGTACTAGGGAGTTGATCAAAATCATCTGCCTCCATAGCTTCTAATAAATTCATCTGAATATCAGTTTTTGCCTGCAGTTCTTCTATACTCAATCCTTGGTTGATTCTGGCTAGACGCAGAACCTCACCAATTGTTTTTTTTCTCATACTTAGCATTCCTTCTTTCTAGGGTTACTTAATCTTTTAAGCTGGAAAGATTGTAAAATCAACTAGATCACCATCATCTATCAAACGATGACCAGCTTCTAAAACATCTTCCAAAGTAATTTCTTGTAAAATTTTTGGTAAATCAAAAATAGTTTCTCCTCTG of Streptococcus oralis contains these proteins:
- the rodZ gene encoding cytoskeleton protein RodZ, producing MRKKTIGEVLRLARINQGLSIEELQAKTDIQMNLLEAMEADDFDQLPSTFYARSFLRKYAWAVELDERIILDAYDSGSMITYEEVDVDEEDLSGRRRSNKKKTSYLPLFYFVLFALSILIFVTYYVWNYIQTQPTRPSSPNYSIVSSTSSTTSTSSSSSSQTSSSSSTTESTITVSGEGNRIEARYKTSKETATVQLAVSDVTSWVSVSGSELEGGVTLSADNKNAKTTVSTKDSVTITLGVVKGVTVTVDNQTIDTSKLTTQTGTVTLTFTTD